One region of Paenibacillus polymyxa M1 genomic DNA includes:
- a CDS encoding adenine phosphoribosyltransferase, translated as MDYKEYIRVISDFPQPGISFKDITTLMKNGELYRKAINDMKELVSDLKIDLIAGPEARGFVVGAPLAYALGVGFIPIRKSGKLPGETIEEAYGLEYGKDTLAMHKDAIEPGQNVLIADDLLATGGTIATSVNLVRQLGGNVAGAAFLIELSDLNGRAKLPDVDVFTLIKY; from the coding sequence TTGGACTACAAAGAATATATTCGGGTGATTTCCGATTTTCCACAACCAGGGATTAGTTTTAAGGACATTACGACCCTAATGAAAAATGGTGAACTGTATCGTAAGGCAATCAACGATATGAAGGAACTGGTATCTGATTTAAAAATTGATTTGATTGCAGGTCCGGAAGCACGTGGATTCGTTGTCGGTGCACCTCTGGCTTATGCGCTTGGTGTTGGTTTTATTCCCATCCGTAAGAGTGGTAAGTTGCCTGGAGAAACCATTGAGGAAGCATACGGTTTGGAATATGGTAAGGATACTCTGGCTATGCATAAGGATGCGATTGAGCCGGGGCAAAATGTTCTGATTGCTGATGATCTGCTTGCTACAGGTGGAACCATCGCTACATCCGTTAACTTGGTACGCCAACTTGGTGGCAATGTGGCAGGGGCTGCTTTTCTTATCGAGCTGTCCGATCTCAACGGACGGGCAAAGCTGCCTGACGTAGACGTATTCACCTTAATTAAGTATTAA
- a CDS encoding methyl-accepting chemotaxis protein, protein MGIFQFKSLQARTFSTLVPLVLITLILISFLSYFFAKQKLDTEISQNAAHSLSRVKADIAANVDRHALLVSMLTKSAEQVGTEMNIEDYGRLFEQELTLNDMTYGLGIYFAKDAYDPGVTYRSIYVHRDGELVKQSTEYDDPQYDYLTQPWYTEAVERGKDINFTEPFYDSKLKINMITAGKAFYNREGKLLGVITGDLNMTNIQTYIEKMKFGTQGSAILMDKNGAILSSGLPSLKSGESLTNTINAEAAQAIQKGTSGQVSVAIDQENYRVMYETLPQTGWKIGVLLPESDLNRSANEMLKLLLIVSVIGILLIMGALLINNSGMIKEIKKIRQMTNRMALGDYTVELPHHRKDEFGQMADGINKVIVATRGMALRLSEESDVISGVSSKISQEISGATKDAQHNAGELAQVKEGAELQLTAAAESATAMEEMAVGIQRIAESIQHVSEATTEIEHKAQQGNERLNVVSQGMHKAKMSMDEAGRVVSSLNERSAQIGSIIGMIQEISGQTKLLSLNASIEAARAGEHGRGFAVVASEIGKLAVNVSESAEQITSRIRTMQEETKLALEGMQQGTLEMDEGVSILREVEERFIAMNQDIQQVAIEVQEVSSASEEMSAGSEEVAASIGYLADIAKASAVRAGQASERSERQLKDLEGLDSSAKSLTGVSDTLNQVVSRFRV, encoded by the coding sequence TTGGGTATATTTCAATTTAAGAGTTTACAAGCACGAACATTTTCTACCTTGGTTCCGCTAGTACTTATAACACTGATTTTAATCAGTTTTTTGTCTTATTTTTTTGCCAAACAGAAGCTGGATACGGAAATAAGCCAAAATGCTGCTCATTCCTTGTCGAGGGTTAAAGCAGATATTGCAGCTAACGTAGATCGTCATGCTTTACTTGTTTCGATGCTGACTAAGAGTGCGGAACAAGTGGGAACAGAAATGAACATTGAAGATTATGGACGACTCTTTGAACAAGAGCTGACATTAAATGATATGACTTACGGGTTAGGGATTTATTTTGCTAAAGATGCGTATGATCCAGGAGTGACATACCGTTCAATATATGTGCATAGAGATGGCGAGCTAGTCAAGCAATCGACTGAATATGACGATCCACAATATGACTATTTAACGCAGCCTTGGTATACAGAAGCCGTGGAACGTGGTAAAGATATAAATTTCACAGAGCCATTTTACGATAGCAAGCTGAAAATCAATATGATTACTGCGGGGAAAGCATTTTATAACAGAGAGGGAAAACTGTTAGGTGTCATTACAGGCGACCTAAACATGACGAATATCCAAACGTATATTGAAAAAATGAAGTTTGGTACTCAAGGTAGTGCGATCTTGATGGATAAGAACGGAGCTATTCTGTCATCCGGTCTCCCGTCCTTAAAATCAGGCGAGTCGTTAACAAATACGATAAATGCGGAAGCAGCACAAGCTATTCAAAAAGGTACATCTGGACAAGTCTCCGTAGCTATTGATCAAGAGAATTATCGGGTAATGTATGAAACGCTACCACAAACCGGATGGAAAATCGGCGTATTACTGCCAGAATCAGATTTGAATCGCTCTGCGAATGAAATGCTTAAACTGTTACTAATTGTTAGTGTTATAGGCATTTTGCTAATTATGGGAGCGTTATTGATTAATAATTCAGGTATGATCAAAGAGATTAAAAAAATTAGACAGATGACCAACCGTATGGCTCTTGGGGATTATACCGTTGAACTACCCCATCATCGTAAAGATGAGTTTGGCCAAATGGCTGATGGGATCAATAAGGTGATTGTTGCAACCAGAGGAATGGCATTGCGCTTGAGCGAAGAGTCAGATGTGATCTCAGGCGTATCTTCAAAAATATCCCAAGAGATTTCTGGAGCTACTAAAGATGCGCAGCATAATGCAGGAGAACTGGCACAGGTGAAGGAAGGAGCCGAGCTTCAGTTGACCGCAGCAGCGGAAAGTGCGACTGCGATGGAAGAAATGGCTGTTGGCATACAGCGTATTGCTGAATCTATACAGCATGTATCCGAGGCTACCACTGAGATTGAACATAAAGCACAACAAGGGAATGAACGGTTGAACGTGGTCAGCCAAGGAATGCATAAAGCGAAAATGTCTATGGATGAGGCAGGCAGAGTAGTAAGCTCGTTAAATGAGCGGTCCGCCCAAATTGGCAGTATTATTGGAATGATTCAGGAAATTAGTGGGCAGACCAAGTTGTTGTCGTTGAATGCTTCCATTGAAGCCGCACGTGCTGGGGAGCATGGCCGAGGGTTCGCTGTGGTGGCTTCTGAAATCGGCAAGCTGGCTGTTAACGTAAGCGAGTCTGCTGAGCAAATTACGAGTCGAATCCGAACCATGCAGGAAGAAACCAAATTAGCTTTGGAAGGAATGCAACAGGGGACTCTGGAAATGGATGAAGGAGTATCTATTTTACGTGAGGTGGAAGAACGTTTTATAGCGATGAATCAGGATATTCAGCAGGTGGCAATAGAGGTGCAGGAGGTTTCATCTGCCTCTGAAGAAATGTCGGCAGGCTCAGAAGAAGTTGCAGCTTCTATTGGTTATCTTGCAGACATTGCAAAAGCTTCAGCTGTACGTGCAGGGCAAGCCTCGGAACGCTCTGAACGGCAGTTAAAGGATCTGGAAGGTCTGGACAGCTCCGCCAAGTCGCTTACAGGTGTCTCTGATACGCTTAATCAGGTCGTATCCCGTTTTCGTGTGTGA